Below is a window of Lebetimonas sp. JH292 DNA.
ACAACCGCAGGTGAGGGAATGATTAACCAGCACTTCGGCTCAGCAAAAGAATTTTTAATTTATAAAGCAGGAGACAGGGGTGTTATGTTTGTTCAACACAGAAAAATAAACAGTGCGTATGCCCAGAGTGTAGGTTCACAACCCTAAGAGACGGAGAGCAGGCCCCTTATGTGGCTTTTAACACAAAAGAAAAAATAGCAATTGCCAAAATGCTTGTGGAGTGTGGTGCAGACGAGCTTGAAATAGGAATTCCGGCTATGGGGGAAGATGAAAAAAGAGATATAAAAACACTGCTTTCTTTAGAACTTGATGTGCGTATGATGACATGGAACAGAGCCGTGATGAAAGATTTGGAAGCCTCACTTGAGTGCGGTGTGAAAGCTAGAAGTTGAATTTAAAGGATATTAAACAATCTTGAAAAAACAATTACAGAGGCAAAAAAAGAGGGGGTTTTTGTATGTATGGTTTAGATTCTGCGATACGGTTGGAATACTTACCCCTTTAAAAACATATGAAATTATTAAAAAGCTGACGTCATTAAATCTTTTGCCTATAGAAATGCACACACATAATGCTTCGTTTGAACAGGTTTTGATGAACCGAACTTAATAAAAAAAGTAAAAGGCTTTTTGCGCATGAAAGCGGCATACATGCTGATGCCTACGAGCCTTTTGAAGCGTTTCCAATAGGTAAACATTCAGGCTCTTCCACGCTTATGTATCATTTAAAAGCTGCGGGGATAGAGGCTAAAAAAGAGGTTTTAAGAATTGTAACAACAAGGAAATTTATAAGATGGCTTAAATTAATAGATACACCCGAAATAATCTCAATTGCAAAAGAGATGGACATTGAGGTGGACACTTTTCCGCATTTGTTTTTGGAATATATAAAGAAAATATGTTAGCGGGCGTAATTCTGACGGTGGAATATGAAAAAAATATTCAGATTAAATATTTTATGGTAGAAAATAGATTTTAAAAATGCAAAGGAACAGCTCATTAAAATTTGCACTTCCAGACAGTTTTCAGCATTCTTGCTCTATTACTTCAAAAGATGTTTTTTTAGGACCCTGGATATCAAAGGATGAATATGAAGCGGAAAAGGTTAAAAAGAGTAATATCATACAGCCCGGATATTAAAAATATTAACAAACTTTTCAAAAAATACAATTTTGAAAAAACAGAAAAACTGGTTTTTTTAAGCTATGGGGATTGTGAAATAAATTTTAACAATATTTATTCGTTTTCATTTTAAAAGGAGGAAAAAATGGA
It encodes the following:
- a CDS encoding NifB/NifX family molybdenum-iron cluster-binding protein; this translates as MINQHFGSAKEFLIYKAGDRGVMFVQHRKINSAYAQSVGSQP